From the Desulfuromonas sp. genome, one window contains:
- a CDS encoding transcription elongation factor GreB encodes MTPACAEQMRAELKDLLYVKRPETVKRVSDAAAEGDRSENAEYIYGKRHLRKIDSRIQFLTKRIENAEIVDPVEQGRNAAGRVVFGATVTVEDEEGEEKVYSIVGEDEYNGAKGLVSWKSPIGKALMKKEEGDVVVVKTPAGPREIEIVAVEYKPIEGVAITSHF; translated from the coding sequence ATGACCCCCGCCTGTGCCGAGCAGATGCGGGCCGAACTCAAGGATCTGCTCTACGTCAAGCGGCCGGAAACGGTCAAGCGGGTCTCCGATGCCGCCGCCGAGGGGGATCGTTCCGAGAACGCCGAGTATATCTACGGCAAGCGCCACCTGCGCAAGATCGATTCGCGGATCCAGTTTCTGACCAAGCGGATTGAAAATGCCGAGATCGTTGATCCGGTCGAGCAGGGCCGGAATGCCGCCGGCCGGGTGGTGTTCGGGGCGACGGTGACGGTCGAAGATGAAGAGGGCGAAGAGAAGGTCTATTCGATCGTCGGCGAAGATGAATACAACGGCGCCAAAGGTCTGGTCAGCTGGAAATCACCGATCGGCAAGGCGTTGATGAAGAAGGAAGAAGGGGATGTGGTTGTGGTCAAGACCCCGGCCGGGCCCAGGGAGATCGAGATCGTAGCGGTTGAATACAAACCGATAGAAGGGGTCGCGATCACCAGTCATTTTTAG
- a CDS encoding cytochrome c5 family protein, producing MILTLFLGATLLAGTGIASDDVGEAVYNKSCGACHNSGVMGAPKTGDKAVWAGHIKDGKDHMVENAIKGIGKMPPKGGNMKLTDEEVEEAVEYMIEKSK from the coding sequence ATGATCCTCACCCTCTTCCTCGGTGCCACTCTGTTGGCCGGTACCGGCATCGCCAGCGATGACGTAGGCGAAGCGGTTTACAATAAAAGCTGCGGCGCCTGCCACAACTCCGGCGTCATGGGCGCCCCGAAGACCGGCGACAAGGCTGTCTGGGCCGGCCATATTAAAGATGGTAAGGACCACATGGTCGAAAACGCAATCAAAGGTATCGGTAAAATGCCTCCGAAGGGCGGCAACATGAAGCTGACCGACGAAGAGGTCGAAGAAGCGGTCGAGTATATGATTGAGAAGAGCAAATAA